The Halalkalibacter krulwichiae genome has a segment encoding these proteins:
- the tapA gene encoding amyloid fiber anchoring/assembly protein TapA, translating to MRSLRSRKYRKKYKKLIILAQVLAIWYAFVISTAMVTSDTFAFFSASDSTTIAITTGKWWDGSELEFVERPNTKNIKACAPYQLEIEVRNKGYQMGSETEYEIYYVDNGSPKQNGERVSEGVIKPLGEKESTILTYEALENGSYMFKVFQVRGYEDDFERREEIWSTKYMVKCLEEDDEEEEELEMDEVVEDEKEEIDQPEVKEQPEEEKATEVETGKTDNKVDEKKEEEQRKSPVEEEPKEELIEQKESVVEDKVADEDKAEAKEVMKLKKVEEESPEEGDES from the coding sequence ATGAGAAGTCTACGCTCAAGAAAATACCGAAAAAAATACAAAAAGCTAATCATTCTCGCACAAGTTCTAGCAATCTGGTACGCTTTTGTAATTTCAACGGCAATGGTAACATCGGATACATTTGCTTTTTTTAGCGCTTCCGATTCTACAACGATCGCAATTACTACGGGGAAGTGGTGGGATGGAAGTGAGTTAGAGTTTGTTGAAAGACCTAATACGAAGAACATCAAAGCGTGTGCTCCATATCAATTGGAAATTGAAGTGCGAAACAAAGGATATCAAATGGGCAGTGAGACTGAATATGAAATTTACTACGTTGATAATGGAAGTCCAAAACAAAATGGTGAGAGGGTTTCAGAGGGAGTTATCAAGCCTCTAGGGGAAAAAGAGTCGACCATTCTTACATATGAAGCTTTAGAAAATGGTTCATATATGTTCAAAGTGTTTCAAGTGAGAGGCTATGAAGATGACTTTGAAAGAAGAGAAGAAATTTGGAGTACAAAATATATGGTTAAATGTTTGGAAGAGGATGATGAAGAAGAGGAAGAACTTGAAATGGATGAAGTAGTAGAAGATGAAAAAGAAGAAATAGACCAACCAGAAGTGAAGGAGCAACCTGAAGAGGAAAAGGCTACTGAAGTAGAAACTGGCAAAACTGACAACAAAGTCGATGAAAAGAAAGAAGAAGAACAGAGGAAAAGTCCAGTAGAAGAGGAACCAAAAGAGGAACTAATAGAGCAAAAGGAATCAGTTGTAGAGGATAAGGTTGCTGATGAAGATAAAGCAGAAGCAAAAGAAGTTATGAAACTGAAAAAAGTAGAAGAAGAATCTCCTGAGGAAGGTGACGAGTCATGA
- the sipW gene encoding signal peptidase I SipW, with protein MKVAMKWSSRLISFVLFVVLVFMVFIVISTKASGGEPELFGYQFKTVLSGSMEPEFKTGSIIAVKPGGDMTRFQEGDVITFMESAEKLITHRVVGVKQSGEHVMYETKGDNNNAPDSSLVLSENVIAKYEGFTIPYVGYVGNFAQSKEGAALLLILPGLLLLIYSGITIWQGVSQLEKGNKTQPAVEEVKETI; from the coding sequence ATGAAAGTGGCAATGAAATGGAGTAGTCGTTTAATTAGCTTTGTTTTATTTGTAGTCCTTGTTTTCATGGTATTTATCGTAATTTCAACGAAAGCATCTGGTGGTGAACCGGAACTCTTTGGTTATCAATTCAAAACAGTTCTTTCTGGTTCGATGGAGCCAGAATTTAAGACAGGTTCGATTATAGCGGTCAAACCAGGTGGTGACATGACAAGGTTTCAAGAAGGTGATGTCATTACGTTTATGGAATCAGCAGAAAAGCTAATTACTCACAGGGTTGTCGGTGTCAAGCAAAGTGGAGAGCATGTCATGTATGAAACAAAGGGTGATAACAACAACGCTCCAGATAGTTCCCTTGTCTTATCGGAAAATGTTATTGCGAAATATGAAGGTTTTACCATCCCGTATGTTGGATATGTCGGGAATTTTGCACAGTCAAAAGAAGGAGCGGCACTTCTTTTGATCCTGCCAGGCCTATTATTGTTGATTTACTCTGGAATTACAATTTGGCAAGGTGTCTCGCAGCTAGAAAAAGGAAATAAAACACAACCAGCTGTTGAAGAAGTGAAGGAAACCATATAA
- a CDS encoding GGDEF domain-containing protein, whose translation MVLQSILANIAIILMMHLCLVLLMNNKEKFSKWTYALGGIFLVSFAVIAMFYLPIKYGHYQFDMRMIPLVFYGYRKGWKYVIPVVVIVSLWRLGIGGEGALPGVIFGMVIPVGFALLVRNKKKPVIGLSTLVFLVTACWLISDLPIIMILPDGWNVFSEIAIYRFLSFNLVALLLYFFIYSSEKEIALKKQLQFLAERDPLTGLYNIRHFLSKVKALCGTEEKKYILMIDLDHFKKINDTYGHLTGDDILKNVAELLDRTATSDADVDAIAGRYGGEEFIIFIKEKAPINIIEKVEAIRREIETATFYTHDKTELSVTVSIGVCRVKDASTIRETIERADCSLYESKKNGRNKIHFADKDVG comes from the coding sequence ATGGTTTTACAATCAATCTTAGCGAATATAGCCATTATCCTGATGATGCACCTATGTCTCGTTCTTCTCATGAATAATAAAGAGAAGTTTTCTAAATGGACTTATGCACTTGGAGGAATTTTCCTAGTTTCTTTTGCTGTCATTGCTATGTTTTATTTACCGATTAAATATGGTCACTATCAGTTTGATATGAGGATGATCCCACTCGTCTTTTATGGTTACAGAAAAGGATGGAAGTATGTCATTCCTGTAGTTGTAATTGTTAGTTTATGGCGATTAGGAATTGGCGGAGAAGGGGCTCTTCCCGGTGTTATATTCGGCATGGTCATTCCAGTAGGATTTGCTTTACTTGTTCGGAACAAGAAGAAACCCGTTATTGGTTTGTCCACATTGGTCTTTTTGGTTACAGCTTGCTGGCTTATTTCGGACTTGCCTATCATTATGATTTTGCCAGACGGGTGGAACGTTTTTAGCGAGATAGCTATTTATAGGTTTCTATCATTTAACTTAGTTGCTTTGCTATTGTATTTCTTTATTTATAGTTCAGAAAAAGAAATTGCCTTAAAAAAGCAGTTACAGTTTCTTGCAGAACGTGACCCATTAACGGGCTTGTATAATATTCGACACTTTTTATCAAAGGTTAAGGCGCTGTGCGGTACCGAGGAAAAGAAGTATATTTTAATGATTGATCTAGATCATTTTAAAAAAATAAATGATACGTACGGTCATTTAACAGGTGATGACATTTTAAAAAACGTGGCAGAGCTTCTTGATAGAACGGCTACGAGTGATGCTGATGTTGATGCGATAGCAGGACGTTATGGAGGAGAGGAGTTTATTATATTTATAAAGGAAAAAGCTCCTATAAACATCATTGAAAAAGTTGAAGCTATTAGAAGAGAGATAGAAACTGCTACTTTTTATACGCATGATAAAACTGAGTTAAGTGTGACTGTTTCGATCGGCGTGTGTCGAGTAAAGGATGCTTCTACGATTCGAGAAACGATTGAGAGGGCTGATTGCTCTTTGTATGAATCAAAGAAAAATGGAAGGAATAAGATCCATTTTGCAGATAAAGATGTTGGTTAA
- a CDS encoding cytochrome ubiquinol oxidase subunit I: MESVELSRYLTMLTLSVHVIFATVGVGVPILIAIAHWLGLRNNDEHYILLAKRWARGYVISVAVGVVTGTAIALQLALLWPRFMEFAGQLVALPLFMETFAFFFEAIFLGIYLYTWDRFKNPKHHFYLLIPIVLGSAMSALFITSVNAFMNTPQGFTLVDGQLTNIQPLVAMFTPAMPTKVAHVLTSAYMTSAFILASIAAFHLWKGNRHEYHRKALALTMKVGLIFAIATALVGDLSGKFLAEYQPEKLAAAEWHFETEGEAPLVLYGVLTETNEVKYAIKIPYALSFLVHSNPTGVVTGLNDIPEEYHPPLEIHYFFDIMVTIGVFLPTLALVYWLGLHRNWALIKRRFFRLLLVASGPLAMIAIEAGWWFTEVGRQPWIMRDFMKTAEAATESSHVGIMFIAFAVLYLILMIGTAVVLIRMFKNNPVEKELEKEAIEQRSEAK; encoded by the coding sequence ATGGAGTCTGTTGAATTAAGCAGGTACTTAACGATGCTGACACTTTCAGTTCACGTTATTTTTGCAACAGTAGGTGTTGGGGTTCCAATCTTAATTGCAATTGCTCATTGGCTAGGATTACGAAATAATGATGAGCATTATATATTATTAGCGAAACGTTGGGCACGTGGTTATGTAATTAGTGTTGCAGTCGGTGTTGTGACAGGAACAGCGATCGCGTTACAATTAGCGCTCTTATGGCCAAGGTTTATGGAATTTGCTGGCCAACTTGTGGCACTACCTTTATTTATGGAGACGTTCGCGTTTTTCTTTGAAGCTATTTTTCTAGGAATTTATTTATATACGTGGGATCGTTTTAAAAATCCAAAGCATCATTTTTATTTATTGATCCCAATTGTATTAGGTTCGGCGATGTCGGCGTTATTTATTACATCGGTGAATGCGTTTATGAATACGCCACAAGGATTCACATTAGTCGACGGACAACTGACAAACATTCAGCCGCTTGTAGCAATGTTTACTCCGGCGATGCCGACGAAAGTAGCTCATGTCCTAACATCTGCCTATATGACTTCAGCATTTATTCTAGCTTCGATTGCAGCTTTTCACCTCTGGAAAGGCAATCGTCATGAATACCATCGTAAGGCTCTTGCACTTACGATGAAAGTTGGGTTGATCTTTGCGATTGCTACAGCTTTAGTCGGTGATTTATCTGGTAAATTTCTTGCAGAATATCAGCCTGAAAAGCTAGCAGCAGCAGAGTGGCATTTTGAAACAGAGGGAGAAGCACCTCTTGTTCTATATGGAGTATTAACGGAAACAAATGAAGTGAAATATGCGATTAAAATACCTTATGCATTAAGCTTTTTAGTGCATAGTAATCCAACAGGGGTCGTCACAGGGTTAAATGATATTCCAGAGGAGTATCATCCGCCTTTAGAGATCCATTACTTTTTCGATATTATGGTCACGATTGGAGTTTTTCTTCCAACTTTAGCGTTAGTGTACTGGTTAGGTCTTCATCGTAATTGGGCGCTCATTAAAAGGCGGTTCTTCCGTTTGTTACTTGTTGCTTCGGGGCCGTTAGCGATGATCGCGATTGAAGCTGGTTGGTGGTTTACAGAGGTTGGTCGTCAACCGTGGATTATGCGTGACTTTATGAAAACAGCAGAAGCAGCAACGGAATCTTCACATGTAGGGATTATGTTTATTGCTTTTGCAGTGCTTTATCTCATCTTAATGATTGGTACAGCGGTTGTACTAATAAGAATGTTTAAAAACAATCCAGTTGAAAAGGAGCTGGAGAAAGAAGCAATAGAGCAAAGGAGTGAAGCGAAATGA
- a CDS encoding cytochrome d ubiquinol oxidase subunit II — MTIEIIGISVLWLFLFGYVIVASIDFGAGFFNASTIVTKKNHIVNTVIQRYLSPVWEITNVFLVFFFVGMIGFFPKTAYYFGTVLLIPISISIILLALRGSYYAFGTYGTKGHKGYTIMYGVTGVLIPASLSTALIVSQGGFIRETATGGIELDYAALFTSPFAWSIVLLSLVSVLFISASFLAYYSSVAKDQGALTLFRRYTWIWSFPTIITALGIMIELRWHNPDHYQGMLSLWWLFVLSFVCFVWSLWLLKKRSYGWSFIFVVLQFALAFYAYGVSRYPYLLYPNLTIYDSFTNETMAYALITAFIFGFMLLIPSLYLVFKLFIMNKPYIQKG, encoded by the coding sequence ATGACAATTGAAATAATAGGGATTTCCGTGTTGTGGCTGTTTCTGTTTGGCTATGTCATTGTCGCTTCCATCGACTTTGGTGCCGGGTTCTTTAACGCATCAACGATTGTCACAAAAAAGAATCATATTGTAAATACGGTGATTCAACGTTACCTTTCACCAGTCTGGGAAATTACTAATGTCTTTCTCGTATTCTTTTTTGTTGGGATGATTGGATTTTTCCCGAAGACCGCCTATTATTTTGGAACCGTATTGTTAATCCCAATTAGCATTTCGATCATTTTATTAGCATTACGTGGGAGCTATTATGCGTTTGGAACATACGGAACAAAAGGACACAAAGGCTATACGATTATGTATGGGGTAACGGGTGTTTTGATCCCTGCCTCTTTATCGACAGCGTTGATTGTTTCGCAAGGCGGATTTATCCGAGAAACAGCTACAGGAGGAATTGAATTAGATTATGCAGCGTTGTTTACTAGTCCATTTGCTTGGTCGATTGTTCTACTAAGTCTTGTAAGTGTCCTCTTTATTTCAGCTAGTTTCTTAGCTTACTACTCTTCGGTTGCGAAAGATCAAGGAGCCCTTACATTATTTAGACGTTATACATGGATTTGGAGCTTTCCAACGATCATTACTGCACTTGGAATTATGATTGAGCTAAGATGGCATAACCCTGATCATTATCAAGGAATGCTTTCGCTTTGGTGGCTATTTGTCTTATCGTTCGTTTGTTTTGTTTGGAGTTTGTGGCTGTTGAAGAAAAGAAGCTATGGCTGGTCGTTTATTTTTGTCGTACTACAGTTCGCTCTAGCCTTTTATGCGTACGGAGTTTCACGTTATCCGTATTTGCTGTATCCGAATTTGACAATCTATGACTCTTTTACAAATGAAACGATGGCCTATGCCTTAATAACAGCGTTTATCTTTGGTTTTATGTTATTAATTCCGTCCCTGTATTTAGTGTTTAAACTATTTATTATGAATAAACCTTACATTCAAAAAGGATAA
- the cydS gene encoding cytochrome bd oxidase small subunit CydS, whose amino-acid sequence MHDFLLFYAPLLIVVLAMAASLFTVAKSTKFED is encoded by the coding sequence ATGCATGATTTTCTACTATTCTACGCACCACTTTTAATTGTTGTATTGGCTATGGCAGCTTCTTTATTCACTGTGGCGAAAAGCACAAAGTTTGAGGATTAG
- the cydD gene encoding thiol reductant ABC exporter subunit CydD: MKSLQKLAKADKRRYYALYLIALALGSVIILQAYMIVSIVDDIFLQNESFQHVMPMLLLLLGVLILRVLLSYGNGKIGVQMAANIKADYRRSLVKSFSRESLMSSYQGQSGKKISVLLEAVDELDSFFSKYIPQRIVTTVVPLLILIVVFSQHVYSGLILLVTAPFIPLFMAIIGMQTQKKSEEQLESLAAFSGRFLDTLQGLVTLKLFGRSKHYKKVIEKSSLGFRDSTMKILKIAFTSSLMLEFISMLSIGLVALELGLRLVVFQNISFFTAFFILLLVPEFYTSLKELGSAFHAGKSSTGAAEKVEQQLENKEKKLEWGSVPLTSTSISIEMENVHYQYPSKRFSLENVNLVVPSRAQIAIVGRSGSGKTTLLHILAGLLNPKSGEVRINGKVLTQYVERDWFKKISYITQHPFLFSGTISENISLGVDASLSEIKEAATLAGVNELIESLNDGYETIIGEGGRGLSGGEKQRIALARAFLKKPSVVLFDEPTTGLDLVTEKLLHQSMQQLSQHSTVITVAHRLQTIKQSNQILFLDQGKQVAQGTHEQLLASVPSYRELFAMSEEGDRDE; encoded by the coding sequence ATGAAATCACTTCAGAAGTTAGCAAAGGCCGATAAGAGACGTTATTATGCTTTATATTTGATAGCTCTAGCGCTCGGTAGTGTCATCATTTTGCAAGCCTATATGATCGTTTCCATCGTTGATGATATTTTCCTGCAGAACGAATCGTTCCAGCATGTCATGCCAATGCTGCTTCTGTTACTAGGTGTATTAATCTTACGAGTTCTTCTTTCTTATGGAAATGGCAAAATAGGTGTACAAATGGCTGCTAATATAAAAGCTGACTACCGCCGTTCGTTAGTAAAAAGTTTCTCACGTGAATCGTTAATGTCGTCGTATCAAGGACAATCAGGGAAAAAGATTAGTGTTTTACTTGAAGCGGTGGATGAGCTAGATTCTTTTTTTAGCAAATACATTCCGCAACGAATTGTAACAACGGTCGTCCCGCTTTTGATCTTAATTGTTGTGTTTAGCCAACATGTATACTCGGGCTTAATCCTTCTTGTAACAGCGCCTTTTATTCCATTATTTATGGCGATTATTGGAATGCAAACCCAGAAGAAGTCTGAGGAGCAGCTTGAAAGCTTAGCTGCGTTTTCAGGAAGGTTTCTTGATACGCTTCAAGGGCTTGTCACTTTAAAGTTGTTCGGGCGCTCGAAACATTACAAGAAAGTTATTGAGAAAAGCAGTCTAGGTTTTCGTGATTCCACAATGAAAATTTTGAAAATCGCGTTTACGTCTTCGTTGATGCTTGAATTTATTTCGATGCTAAGCATTGGTCTTGTAGCGCTTGAACTCGGTTTACGCCTTGTTGTCTTTCAAAACATTAGCTTCTTCACTGCCTTTTTTATCTTATTGTTAGTTCCGGAATTCTACACATCGCTGAAAGAATTAGGAAGTGCATTTCATGCAGGGAAGAGCAGTACGGGAGCTGCTGAAAAAGTGGAACAGCAGCTAGAGAATAAAGAAAAGAAATTAGAGTGGGGGAGTGTTCCGCTCACTAGCACCTCAATCTCGATTGAAATGGAAAATGTGCACTACCAGTATCCATCGAAGCGATTTTCATTAGAAAATGTGAACCTCGTTGTTCCATCTCGTGCCCAAATTGCAATTGTTGGAAGAAGTGGTTCGGGAAAAACAACGCTATTGCATATTCTTGCTGGGCTTTTGAATCCGAAAAGCGGAGAGGTACGTATTAACGGGAAAGTACTGACCCAGTACGTAGAACGAGACTGGTTTAAAAAAATAAGCTATATCACACAACACCCTTTTTTATTTTCAGGAACGATTTCAGAGAATATTAGTCTGGGGGTTGATGCTAGCCTAAGTGAAATAAAGGAAGCAGCAACGCTAGCAGGGGTAAATGAGTTGATTGAGTCATTAAATGATGGTTATGAAACCATTATTGGAGAAGGCGGGAGAGGACTATCTGGTGGTGAAAAACAACGAATAGCGTTAGCAAGAGCTTTCTTAAAAAAGCCATCTGTGGTCTTATTTGATGAACCGACAACTGGTCTTGATTTAGTGACGGAGAAGTTACTTCACCAATCGATGCAGCAGTTATCGCAGCATTCAACCGTCATTACTGTAGCCCATCGGTTACAGACGATCAAACAATCGAATCAAATATTGTTTTTAGATCAGGGAAAACAAGTTGCTCAAGGTACACATGAACAGTTACTTGCTTCTGTCCCGTCATATAGGGAGTTATTTGCAATGAGTGAAGAAGGTGACCGAGATGAATGA
- the cydC gene encoding thiol reductant ABC exporter subunit CydC: protein MNELTSIIRFMLRKKKDVVLSILYGYIAGLTAVGLFAANGYLISQAALTPPLYVLITMVAVVKIGSFLRAISRYAERYYSHRATFTMLSDLRVSFYEKIEKKASRLFGSFRSGDLLARIVGDVESIQNVFLRVLYPPIVMALVFLSTIFFVSFYSNAIMLLLILGLIITGLIIPAWFAKKQKNVSEGIREKRAILSTEATEWLHGFRELKIHEKLAEKEEQLVQASDTYVKAQEKEGIQSLSNQSVNMAFSLVASWAILTVGAFLVASGELNGLFLAMLVMVSLTVFEHSIPMAAFPLYYEDSERAAKRLGEVTQEKGQHETGTKQRGEVWKGAPAIEFRDVQFSFPGELRSALDQVNITLPPGSKTAIVGPSGSGKSTLIQLLLRLTEPSAGDIVINQVSIAEMNEESVWKQTNVILQENHFFFGTIKENLLLQTNEQSEKLQQLLNDVELPHFSLTDQVLEKGQNLSGGEKQRLAMARVFAKKGSLWLLDEPVSALDAWTEKQLFKQLFKKAKDDTVVLVSHKLSGLEEFDQIIVMDQGKVMETGTYEELVAARGYFYELHEIEKNIIA from the coding sequence ATGAATGAGCTAACAAGCATTATAAGGTTTATGTTAAGAAAGAAAAAAGATGTAGTGCTCTCTATTTTATATGGTTACATTGCAGGCCTTACCGCAGTTGGACTATTTGCAGCTAACGGCTACTTAATTTCACAAGCAGCGCTTACGCCCCCTTTATACGTATTAATAACAATGGTAGCCGTTGTGAAAATTGGTAGTTTTCTGCGAGCAATAAGCCGCTATGCCGAAAGATATTATTCGCATCGAGCAACTTTTACTATGTTAAGTGATTTACGCGTCTCTTTCTATGAGAAAATAGAGAAGAAAGCTTCCCGTTTGTTTGGCTCATTTCGAAGTGGGGACTTACTTGCGAGAATTGTTGGAGATGTAGAAAGCATTCAAAATGTCTTTTTACGTGTTCTATATCCCCCGATTGTGATGGCTTTAGTATTCTTAAGTACCATCTTTTTTGTTTCTTTTTACTCGAACGCAATTATGCTTTTACTCATACTAGGACTGATAATAACGGGTTTGATCATTCCGGCGTGGTTTGCTAAAAAGCAAAAGAATGTGAGTGAAGGGATTCGTGAAAAGAGAGCTATTTTATCAACTGAAGCAACAGAGTGGTTACATGGCTTTCGTGAGTTGAAAATCCATGAAAAGCTTGCTGAAAAAGAAGAACAGTTAGTTCAAGCTTCAGATACGTATGTTAAAGCTCAGGAAAAAGAAGGTATTCAGTCTCTATCAAATCAATCTGTCAACATGGCCTTTAGTTTAGTCGCTTCATGGGCTATTTTAACAGTGGGTGCCTTTTTAGTTGCAAGTGGTGAGTTAAATGGTCTTTTTTTAGCAATGCTTGTGATGGTCAGTTTAACAGTTTTTGAACATTCTATTCCGATGGCAGCTTTCCCCCTTTATTATGAGGATAGTGAAAGGGCAGCAAAGCGGCTTGGTGAAGTCACTCAGGAAAAAGGACAGCATGAAACTGGTACGAAGCAAAGAGGTGAAGTTTGGAAAGGGGCACCGGCCATTGAGTTTCGAGATGTTCAGTTTTCTTTTCCGGGAGAATTAAGAAGCGCGCTTGATCAAGTTAATATCACGTTGCCTCCAGGATCTAAGACGGCGATTGTCGGCCCAAGTGGTTCAGGGAAATCAACATTGATACAGCTACTGTTGAGGCTTACTGAACCAAGTGCAGGAGACATAGTAATTAATCAAGTTTCAATTGCGGAAATGAATGAAGAAAGCGTTTGGAAGCAGACAAATGTTATATTACAAGAAAATCACTTTTTCTTTGGAACGATTAAAGAGAATTTATTGTTGCAAACAAACGAACAATCAGAGAAACTACAGCAATTATTAAATGATGTTGAGCTTCCTCATTTTTCATTAACGGATCAAGTTTTGGAAAAAGGACAAAATTTATCAGGTGGAGAGAAACAGCGCTTAGCAATGGCACGAGTCTTTGCGAAAAAAGGCTCTCTATGGCTTCTGGATGAACCTGTTTCAGCCTTAGATGCTTGGACCGAAAAACAGCTTTTTAAACAACTGTTTAAAAAAGCAAAAGATGACACAGTTGTCCTCGTTAGTCATAAGCTCTCTGGATTAGAGGAATTCGATCAAATTATTGTCATGGACCAAGGGAAGGTCATGGAAACTGGTACGTATGAAGAGTTAGTAGCAGCACGTGGGTATTTTTATGAATTACATGAAATTGAAAAAAACATTATTGCATAA
- a CDS encoding Fpg/Nei family DNA glycosylase, translated as MPELPEMENYKRLLTERLVGKTIKGVNITRGKTVNLPIEPFINEVQGRKIVMIDRRAKYLIFKLDSGKNLLLHLMLGGLMYVGNENDSPDRTKQVTLDFGGVQLFFIGLRLGFLHVLTSHKLDEQFNELGPEPLDPQFTLVAFNELMEKRRGLIKTTLVNQKIISGIGNLYSDEICFIAELLPTRTMNELSDQERSKLYTSMQTVLKRGLSLGGYIDLPVFQGDTLTGSYNDHCYVYDREGEPCPRCQHLIIKDEVSSRKTFFCKMCQR; from the coding sequence ATGCCGGAATTGCCTGAGATGGAGAATTATAAGCGCCTTTTAACGGAAAGGTTAGTTGGAAAAACAATAAAAGGTGTGAACATTACGAGGGGAAAAACGGTAAATCTTCCTATTGAACCATTTATCAATGAAGTTCAAGGCAGAAAAATAGTTATGATTGATAGGAGGGCAAAGTATTTAATCTTTAAGCTTGATTCCGGAAAGAATTTATTGCTCCATCTGATGCTTGGAGGACTAATGTATGTTGGTAATGAGAATGATAGTCCGGACCGAACAAAGCAAGTGACACTTGACTTTGGCGGAGTTCAGCTGTTCTTTATTGGTCTTCGATTAGGATTTCTGCATGTTCTAACAAGTCATAAACTAGATGAACAGTTCAATGAATTAGGACCAGAGCCTCTCGATCCTCAATTTACATTGGTTGCTTTTAATGAGCTAATGGAGAAACGACGAGGATTGATTAAGACGACGTTAGTAAACCAAAAGATTATATCAGGAATTGGCAACTTATATTCTGATGAAATCTGCTTTATCGCTGAATTGTTGCCAACAAGAACAATGAATGAATTGAGCGATCAAGAGCGCTCAAAATTATATACAAGTATGCAGACTGTATTGAAGAGGGGATTGTCATTAGGGGGGTATATTGATTTACCTGTGTTTCAGGGAGATACATTAACAGGTTCTTATAATGATCATTGCTATGTCTATGATCGGGAAGGAGAGCCTTGTCCAAGGTGCCAACATTTGATTATTAAGGATGAAGTTTCTTCTCGCAAGACATTCTTTTGTAAAATGTGCCAACGGTGA
- a CDS encoding globin-coupled sensor protein: protein MNPFLKFKSTKENSLLSSLETKRSEVTIDLSQSTTVSQQIKLINLTIEDLMIIKTVQPIVKNHLDSIVNQFYENLGQEPSLMAIIKENSSVDRLKKTLYKHIYEMFSGRINDAFIEQRNIIAHVHVRIGLEPKWYMCAFQDLLASLIEIMVQHTSTKEEFKQIITSVSKILNLEQQLVLEAYELKNEQIRTEAESQTTLLKSKVNENAEELAAVSEETSSSIHEISMKATQIQHLTDSSSAIAIQTESKSKDGKSRLNHLEKIMLDTQTNMKNISSEMEQLITTSKKIEQISKIVTSIADQTNLLALNASIEAARAGEHGRGFAVVASEVRKLAENTKNTVAEVSNLVHEINRYTSAMSQSIDENTTYIEKGTNESSQTNQFFDEILDSMNKMKQQNVKIADEMKDLTLIFEEINKAAEHVAVASDQLTSITYKL, encoded by the coding sequence ATGAATCCTTTTTTAAAGTTTAAATCAACTAAAGAAAATAGTTTGTTGTCATCTTTGGAAACGAAACGTAGTGAAGTTACGATAGACCTAAGTCAATCAACCACTGTTTCGCAACAGATCAAACTGATTAATTTAACAATCGAAGACCTCATGATCATTAAAACCGTTCAACCAATCGTCAAAAACCATCTCGACTCGATTGTTAACCAATTTTACGAAAATCTTGGCCAAGAGCCTTCCTTAATGGCCATCATTAAGGAAAACAGCTCAGTTGATCGTTTGAAAAAAACACTCTACAAACATATCTATGAGATGTTTAGCGGACGAATTAATGATGCCTTTATTGAACAACGTAATATTATTGCCCATGTTCATGTACGAATTGGCTTAGAGCCTAAATGGTATATGTGTGCATTCCAAGACCTTCTCGCATCGTTAATTGAGATCATGGTTCAGCACACTTCCACAAAGGAAGAATTTAAACAAATAATCACTTCTGTTTCAAAAATTCTAAATCTTGAGCAACAACTCGTATTAGAAGCATACGAGCTTAAAAATGAACAGATTCGTACAGAGGCAGAATCACAAACAACCTTGTTAAAAAGCAAAGTAAACGAAAATGCAGAAGAATTAGCCGCAGTTAGTGAAGAAACAAGCTCTTCTATTCATGAGATATCAATGAAGGCGACTCAAATTCAACATTTAACAGACTCTAGTTCAGCCATTGCGATCCAAACTGAATCTAAGTCAAAAGATGGCAAAAGTCGTTTGAATCACCTAGAAAAGATCATGCTTGATACTCAAACCAATATGAAGAACATTTCATCGGAAATGGAACAACTTATCACGACTTCTAAAAAAATTGAACAAATTTCCAAGATTGTTACTTCCATTGCTGACCAAACCAACTTACTTGCTCTAAACGCATCGATTGAAGCCGCTCGTGCAGGTGAACATGGTAGAGGCTTTGCTGTTGTTGCGAGCGAAGTAAGAAAGTTAGCTGAAAATACAAAAAATACTGTAGCAGAAGTTTCAAATTTGGTTCATGAAATCAATCGATACACAAGTGCAATGTCTCAATCGATAGATGAGAATACAACGTACATTGAAAAAGGAACAAATGAATCGAGCCAGACGAATCAATTTTTTGATGAAATATTAGATTCAATGAATAAGATGAAACAGCAAAATGTGAAGATTGCAGATGAAATGAAGGATTTAACTCTTATTTTCGAAGAGATTAACAAAGCCGCTGAACACGTTGCAGTTGCCTCTGATCAACTAACAAGCATCACATACAAACTTTGA